In Leptolyngbya sp. NIES-2104, the genomic window CGTGAGGCGTTTATCTGTAGGAATGCCGACCGTTTCGACAATTTGACCATCATTTAAACGCAGGAGAAATTTCACCGTGCCATCGATCGATTTTGCCTCGTGATGAATCTCCGATCGACCGATCGCGCACTCTGACATCTCGGAGCGCCATTGTTTCGGAAATACGGAAATTTCGGAAAGCGATCGAGCGCCCCGCTGGTAAATCCACTGGTGTAGCTGTTGTCCTCGGTAAGCGGGCTGTTGCTGTTCTTTCACCCACTCGGTTAATTCGGGAAGGGATGCTCCAACTAAGGCTTTCATAGAAGGCTCGAAACGTATAGAAAAAGAGTATCAGGAGATTTCGCGGAAACTTCACCCAATCTTTACGGAAGCCAGAAAAATGGTGTGAATAGAGAAATACCTGAACAGTGACAGCGAAATCTGTTTGATTCAGTCAGAGTTCTATCTTAGACGGTCAACTCTTCTTTCTGGGATTCGAGATCGCTAACTTGCGTAGTTTTATTTAGTCTTTGTAAAAATACTTACTTGTTTTTATCAGATTAAAAGATCTACCCTGAGAATGATCCGTATAAATCCTGCTTTATGTTTTGCACTCATGGTACAAACTTCTATGAGGATTTCAGAAATTGAACTGTTCTCCTACCCTTTATAAAATCTCTGGTCTAGGAAGCCGAGACTTCTCTGTCGGTGTAGAACGTTGGTCTGTGGTTTGTATTAGCAAGCCGACGAGTCAATGTCTTCTCTCTAGCACTTTTTCTTCTCATGTTATGAGTTGTTGTCAAATTGATTCTTGTCATCAACAAAAGCCGTTATTTAATTCGCAGGAGACAACGCTTCTCCATCTATTGCTCGCCCCTATCGCTCTGTACTTCAGCCTGGTAATTCTGTGGAAATGTCGAATCATACACTTCCTGACAAACTCGTCCGAATTGGCTCCGTGGAAATTACTTTGAGTCAATCAGAAGAGTTATTCCGAGCCTATATTGAAACGGCTAATGACATGGTGTACACCGTCGATTTAGATGGCACCTTGACCTATATGAATTCGTACGGTCAAAAATTGCTGGAATCTTCTAGAGGCGAAGTCATTGGACGATCGTATCTGGAATTTGTCTCGCCTGCTCATCGCGATCGAACCAAGCAGGCGTTCGAGAATCTAATGCGAACAGGTGAATTGAGAGACTTTGAATTTGTCCTCATGACTTCACGCGGTACCGAGATTTATCTTGAAGTGAATGGCAAGCTTTTATTCCGGGATGATGAGCTGATTGGGGGCATGGGAATCGGTCGCGATGTCACCGAACGTAAGCGGATTGAAAAACAGCTTCAAATTTTTTCTCGTGCGGTTGAATCGGCTTATGACAGTACCGTCATTACCGATTTAGACGGCAAAATTACTTATGCAAATTCCGCTGCTAGTCGGATTTTCAATTGGCAAGTTGACATGCTAGTTGGAACTCATACAGCGGTTTTATATCCTGAGCGCAAACAAACAGAATTATTAATTTCTCAAGCGATCGCGGGGGGTTGGAGTGGTGAAGTCACTTGTCATCGTCGCAATGGCGATTCGTTCCTGGCTCTTGTTTCTGCTATTCCAATTTTGAACGAGCAGGGTCAACCAACCGCAATTTCGATCATCACTCGTGATATTACGCAGCAGAAACAAACCGAAGCGGAACTCGCGGCGAAAAACGATGAACTCGAACGAGCCTCACA contains:
- a CDS encoding PAS domain S-box protein; this translates as MSNHTLPDKLVRIGSVEITLSQSEELFRAYIETANDMVYTVDLDGTLTYMNSYGQKLLESSRGEVIGRSYLEFVSPAHRDRTKQAFENLMRTGELRDFEFVLMTSRGTEIYLEVNGKLLFRDDELIGGMGIGRDVTERKRIEKQLQIFSRAVESAYDSTVITDLDGKITYANSAASRIFNWQVDMLVGTHTAVLYPERKQTELLISQAIAGGWSGEVTCHRRNGDSFLALVSAIPILNEQGQPTAISIITRDITQQKQTEAELAAKNDELERASQMKSDFLANMSHELRTPLTSILGFSSILQKQIFGILNSKQQIYVHQIYQSGQHLLGLINDVLDLSKVEAGQLRLELAPLVVDEICEKTLSLVSEQARTRKLTVHSSIESGLEPLMADELRVRQMLLNLLSNAIKFSNEGGEIGLVVQRCDDMLHMTVWDQGIGIPEDKQHLLFRPFQQVDGSLSRKHEGTGLGLALTKKLAELHAGTVTMYSREGEGSRFTICLPINLQHPATVGTIAIEPNRR